In the genome of Aedes aegypti strain LVP_AGWG chromosome 2, AaegL5.0 Primary Assembly, whole genome shotgun sequence, the window AGATTAACGACTAACCAATTATTACTCCTCATTAGGTATTCCCAGCAGTGCCTCCACCAGTGACAATGAGTCCTGTGTGCTTAGTGCGACCCTGGAATCTTCCGAGTTGAAGATGTGGATTCGGTCGGAGTCGGAAAATTCGGTACCATCTTGGGCATCGTCGATCAGTTTAGACAGCCAGTCAGAGGAAGCCatactcgattttatgaaacggtttgtgaaaatcctcTTCCGAGAAAGCTCATCCATAACGTTGGAGCTCAAGTCGGACTTTGGACAATATGCGAGGGTAATTCCAATCTTTATTAATAAAATACATTTTCAGTTCTAATACATTGTACTTCAATTTCAGACAGAAACTGGTCGACTATGGTTCTCCCGTTTGGTGAACGCACAAAGAGCAAAGTCCAAGCGAGTGGATGAATCAACATTCTACTCGCTGATTCAATACTTTGCAATCATTCTATTTGAGTGTGCTGAAAGCGAAGATTTTTCACCGGCAAAAACTCTGATGAACATGTGCTTTACATTTTACCATGATAGTGAGATGCCCTATTGGTTCAACGATTTAGTAGATGTAAACTACATTGCTTCTTTAATTTCAGTTGATGTTCCTGGTTGTGAACCGTACCGCGAGTATTTGTACACGTACCTTCGGGATCAGCCTATTTGGCATTCGTTACGCTTCTGGAATGCAGCCTTTTTCGATGCTCTACGGACGGAGCGTCAGCACCATCCGGTTCCGCCTACGAAGGTAACCTCCATGACGAGTACGGTATCGCAACAGCAGAATAAAAGCGATGAGGCGACCAGCAGTAATACCCTCGTGGTGCCTGAAAACGAGCGATCCTCGTCTACCAGTGCCTGTGATCGAACGGATCCTTTTGAGTTACATGAGGACAAAAAGTACCATCAAAATCTTAGCTTTGGACAACTAGGGTAATTGTGAAGTACAAACAACAGGTTTTtatttactacattttatttcgatttttaggAGTTTCACGTGTAATATGCACGCTTTTGGGTTAAGCCGAGAACTTTGTtatgaatttctgatgaaacagTGTGTTATTGCAAACCTCAATAATGGTAAGTTTTATAGATATCTattaaaaaaattattgtttgtaATAACAGTGATTTGCCATTTAAgcgtaatttttcaaatttcatcagaTTGGCAAACTACTGTCCGAGCAGAACACATTTGACAATTGAGCCTACGCAACTGATATGACATTGGATCTAGTCATAACTAAATTGCCGTAATTATATTGTCACATGTGCTCAGTTCTTCATCGtattgacattacgtcctcactaagacagagccttccttagtcgagtggttagagtccgcggctacaaagcaaagccatgctgaaggtgtctgggtccgattcccggtcggtccaggatcttttcgtaatgcaaatatccttgacttccctgggcatagagtatcatcgtacctgccacacgatatacgaatgcgaaaatggcaactttggcaaagaaagctgtggAAATTGTCATAAGAAcggtaagctgagaagcaggctctgtcccagtaatgacgtaatgccaagaaaaaggagcctgcttctcagtcaAACCAACCCGGTAAATAAAAGCGTATTCTAGAGCaaaaaaatgatatattttaacACTGTTCCTTCTTAACAGCTTAACTgacatgatcgatttttcttcatcgatcttttttttttgctaataaCTTTGTCAAATTAAAGATATGACATTTCTTGTTCGTGAAGCAAGCTGTAGTGATTATTTATTTTACAGCA includes:
- the LOC5572928 gene encoding uncharacterized protein KIAA0513 — encoded protein: MDIAAFASTMATKARDRASQPNDLTSGETSGSLNGATMADARATKLKSFMGKTPSAIKSKFLSVLGNSTEIINGISNKIDAALSLSSSEDTETTEHRNQAKVDNMLRKKYEAAQWKHPDDHTESHQIDFELRRAKERRAHEEVLSGRYRNPAFSHPTPNGSIQPAPPMERPPSNSFSTEFSHSNYSNNSCSIDSKSPQPPPDGDSDVALEVASKSVPAVEAVPSCKDFVREPKIGIPSSASTSDNESCVLSATLESSELKMWIRSESENSVPSWASSISLDSQSEEAILDFMKRFVKILFRESSSITLELKSDFGQYARTETGRLWFSRLVNAQRAKSKRVDESTFYSLIQYFAIILFECAESEDFSPAKTLMNMCFTFYHDIDVPGCEPYREYLYTYLRDQPIWHSLRFWNAAFFDALRTERQHHPVPPTKVTSMTSTVSQQQNKSDEATSSNTLVVPENERSSSTSACDRTDPFELHEDKKYHQNLSFGQLGSFTCNMHAFGLSRELCYEFLMKQCVIANLNNEQQKLLKDNVDRMYRETDPWREN